One stretch of Tribolium castaneum strain GA2 chromosome 5, icTriCast1.1, whole genome shotgun sequence DNA includes these proteins:
- the LOC661373 gene encoding T-box transcription factor TBX20 isoform X1, whose translation MEDNCTMRPCATDFSIAAIMSRHGRAPRTRCRERDPPDSISPLEKFVESSASSVPSTPEPVGLDCSLVSPDIESGRESPVDVSSTSESGVPSHSIANGRRSPAAARNPLLQERWTSEELRTVTCHLETKDLWEKFNELGTEMIITKSGRRMFPTVRVSFTGIRPDQRYAVLLDIVPVDNKRYRYAYHRSSWLVAGKADPPAPCRMCAHPDSPFTGEQLRKQVVSFEKVKLTNNEMDKHGHLVLNSMHKYQPRIHLVKRPDGASGQIVDLENEEYKTFIFPETVFTAVTAYQNQLITKLKIDSNPFAKGFRDSSRLTEFESISRETMESMLAEQHYLRSPLRPFADLDTHNNNLSIEEKAILAARSQLFLRAAAAAAGPYGPLMGGLYGAGASQSSAVPPGVLWNQWACLGPSLLAAQHQHQLAVAAAGSSHLNSQMSPLARPLAQHRYSPYASLPKSSPDTSLRDGRESPSSPT comes from the exons AAAAATTTGTCGAGTCCTCCGCCTCGTCAGTACCTTCGACCCCGGAGCCCGTGGGCTTAGATTGTTCGTTAGTTAGTCCGGACATTGAAAGTGGTCGTGAATCACCGGTTGATGTGTCTTCCACGTCCGAATCGGGGGTGCCATCACATTCTATTGCGAATGGTCGTAGATCACCTGCGGCTGCGAGAAATCCGCTTCTGCAGGAACGCTGGACCAGCGAAGAGCTCCGAACAGTTACTTGTCATTTAGAAACAAAGGATCTCTGGGAAAAGTTCAACGAATTGGGAACGGAGATGATTATCACCAAATCAGGACG CCGCATGTTTCCTACGGTCCGGGTTTCTTTCACCGGAATTCGCCCGGACCAGCGCTACGCCGTGCTGCTGGACATCGTCCCTGTGGACAACAAGCGTTACCGGTACGCCTACCATCGGTCTTCGTGGCTAGTGGCCGGAAAAGCGGACCCTCCAGCGCCTTGCAGGATGTGCGCCCACCCGGACTCTCCCTTCACCGGTGAGCAGCTCCGAAAGCAAGTGGTTTCGTTCGAAAAAGTGAAGCTCACCAACAACGAAATGGACAAGCATGGACAT TTAGTCCTGAATTCGATGCACAAATACCAGCCGAGGATTCACTTAGTGAAACGACCGGATGGGGCTTCAGGACAAATAGTCGACTTGGAGAATGAGGAATATAAAACGTTTATATTTCCTGAAACTGTTTTTACGGCTGTCACGGCTTATCAGAATCAGTTG ATAACCAAGCTCAAGATTGACAGCAACCCGTTCGCCAAGGGCTTCAGAGACTCCTCGAGGCTCACCGAGTTCGAAAG TATTTCCAGAGAGACCATGGAGTCGATGCTCGCGGAGCAGCACTACCTGCGCTCTCCGCTGCGGCCTTTCGCCGACTTGGACACCCACAACAACAATTTGTCGATCGAGGAGAAGGCGATTCTGGCCGCCAGGTCGCAGTTGTTTCTGagggcggcggcggcggcggcgggcCCTTACGGGCCCCTAATGGGCGGACTCTACGGTGCTGGTGCTTCGCAAAGTAGTGCCGTTCCTCCGGGGGTTTTGTGGAACCAGTGGGCTTGCTTGGGGCCTTCGCTTCTGGCGGCTCAACATCAACACCAATTGGCGGTTGCCGCCGCCGGAAGTTCGCATTTGAATTCGCAAATGTCGCCACTGGCGAGGCCTTTGGCTCAACACCGGTACTCTCCCTATGCTTCTCTTCCCAAATCCTCGCCGGATACGAGTCTCAGAGACGGGCGGGAGTCGCCCAGCAGCCCGACTTGA
- the LOC661373 gene encoding T-box transcription factor TBX20 isoform X2, whose protein sequence is MEDNCTMRPCATDFSIAAIMSRHGRAPRTRCRERDPPDSISPLEKFVESSASSVPSTPEPVGLDCSLVSPDIESGRESPVDVSSTSESGVPSHSIANGRRSPAAARNPLLQERWTSEELRTVTCHLETKDLWEKFNELGTEMIITKSGRRMFPTVRVSFTGIRPDQRYAVLLDIVPVDNKRYRYAYHRSSWLVAGKADPPAPCRMCAHPDSPFTGEQLRKQVVSFEKVKLTNNEMDKHGHLVLNSMHKYQPRIHLVKRPDGASGQIVDLENEEYKTFIFPETVFTAVTAYQNQLITKLKIDSNPFAKGFRDSSRLTEFERETMESMLAEQHYLRSPLRPFADLDTHNNNLSIEEKAILAARSQLFLRAAAAAAGPYGPLMGGLYGAGASQSSAVPPGVLWNQWACLGPSLLAAQHQHQLAVAAAGSSHLNSQMSPLARPLAQHRYSPYASLPKSSPDTSLRDGRESPSSPT, encoded by the exons AAAAATTTGTCGAGTCCTCCGCCTCGTCAGTACCTTCGACCCCGGAGCCCGTGGGCTTAGATTGTTCGTTAGTTAGTCCGGACATTGAAAGTGGTCGTGAATCACCGGTTGATGTGTCTTCCACGTCCGAATCGGGGGTGCCATCACATTCTATTGCGAATGGTCGTAGATCACCTGCGGCTGCGAGAAATCCGCTTCTGCAGGAACGCTGGACCAGCGAAGAGCTCCGAACAGTTACTTGTCATTTAGAAACAAAGGATCTCTGGGAAAAGTTCAACGAATTGGGAACGGAGATGATTATCACCAAATCAGGACG CCGCATGTTTCCTACGGTCCGGGTTTCTTTCACCGGAATTCGCCCGGACCAGCGCTACGCCGTGCTGCTGGACATCGTCCCTGTGGACAACAAGCGTTACCGGTACGCCTACCATCGGTCTTCGTGGCTAGTGGCCGGAAAAGCGGACCCTCCAGCGCCTTGCAGGATGTGCGCCCACCCGGACTCTCCCTTCACCGGTGAGCAGCTCCGAAAGCAAGTGGTTTCGTTCGAAAAAGTGAAGCTCACCAACAACGAAATGGACAAGCATGGACAT TTAGTCCTGAATTCGATGCACAAATACCAGCCGAGGATTCACTTAGTGAAACGACCGGATGGGGCTTCAGGACAAATAGTCGACTTGGAGAATGAGGAATATAAAACGTTTATATTTCCTGAAACTGTTTTTACGGCTGTCACGGCTTATCAGAATCAGTTG ATAACCAAGCTCAAGATTGACAGCAACCCGTTCGCCAAGGGCTTCAGAGACTCCTCGAGGCTCACCGAGTTCGAAAG AGAGACCATGGAGTCGATGCTCGCGGAGCAGCACTACCTGCGCTCTCCGCTGCGGCCTTTCGCCGACTTGGACACCCACAACAACAATTTGTCGATCGAGGAGAAGGCGATTCTGGCCGCCAGGTCGCAGTTGTTTCTGagggcggcggcggcggcggcgggcCCTTACGGGCCCCTAATGGGCGGACTCTACGGTGCTGGTGCTTCGCAAAGTAGTGCCGTTCCTCCGGGGGTTTTGTGGAACCAGTGGGCTTGCTTGGGGCCTTCGCTTCTGGCGGCTCAACATCAACACCAATTGGCGGTTGCCGCCGCCGGAAGTTCGCATTTGAATTCGCAAATGTCGCCACTGGCGAGGCCTTTGGCTCAACACCGGTACTCTCCCTATGCTTCTCTTCCCAAATCCTCGCCGGATACGAGTCTCAGAGACGGGCGGGAGTCGCCCAGCAGCCCGACTTGA